The following are from one region of the Rosistilla carotiformis genome:
- a CDS encoding RNA recognition motif domain-containing protein, translating into MGKKLYCGNLVFGATSSDLEQLFGQFGVVASAQVISDRETGRSKGFGFVEMSSDEEAAAAIDGLNEQDYDGRALVVNEARPREDRGGGGGYRGGGGGRY; encoded by the coding sequence GTGGGTAAGAAACTGTACTGCGGGAACTTGGTCTTTGGTGCGACGAGTTCCGACTTGGAGCAGTTGTTTGGGCAGTTTGGTGTCGTCGCGAGTGCGCAGGTGATCAGCGATCGCGAGACCGGACGCAGCAAGGGGTTTGGGTTCGTCGAAATGTCCAGCGACGAAGAAGCCGCGGCGGCAATCGATGGACTCAATGAACAGGACTACGACGGCCGTGCCTTGGTCGTGAACGAAGCCCGCCCACGCGAAGATCGTGGTGGTGGCGGTGGTTATCGTGGCGGCGGCGGCGGGCGCTACTAA
- a CDS encoding alkaline phosphatase, which translates to MNRRTASVTLTLFSFLSLGLCGAADPVRQMQADAMAKGSATWGYWGTDPSEYSTWTSHSNRLIPIYTFGLDMQSLRSEGSVYSNAEALTQLYGQVPNGSLQPEAEYFDQTDIYRLQKMAVEAGKKKIILMVFDGMDWETTQAAAIYKQQRLTHETGRGTGLKFLDYRTAVADYGYCVTSAHHSDATFDVSAQLVINGEEGSAGGYDPLRGGKAPWDKAKSRDYLIGKDRQQPDCVTDSASSATSMVCGVKTYNAAINVSVDGKQLEPIGRWLQREHGFRVGIVTSVPISHATPAAAYANNVSRNDYQDLTRDLLGLPSCSHRMPLSGADVVIGAGWGVYKDQDSGQGQNFAPGNTYADLEDLRRSDLDQGGRYVVAQRTPGENGASLLSAAARRAIAENGRLLGFFGTDQAHLPFRTADGRYDPAADVKGTEVYEPADINENPTLAQMTEAALQVLESSEQGFWLMIEAGDVDWANHANNIDSSIGAVLSGEEAFQKTVDWIDGHDAWEETALIVTSDHGHHFVLREPEALIQKKQ; encoded by the coding sequence ATGAATCGCCGCACTGCATCGGTTACTTTGACGCTCTTCTCGTTTCTTTCACTCGGCCTCTGTGGGGCCGCTGACCCCGTTCGCCAAATGCAAGCCGACGCCATGGCGAAGGGCTCCGCCACTTGGGGCTACTGGGGCACCGATCCCAGCGAATACTCCACCTGGACCAGCCACTCCAATCGCTTGATTCCGATTTACACTTTCGGGCTCGACATGCAGTCGTTGCGAAGCGAGGGAAGCGTTTACAGCAATGCCGAAGCGCTGACCCAGTTGTACGGTCAGGTGCCGAACGGTTCGTTGCAACCGGAGGCCGAATACTTCGATCAGACGGACATCTATCGACTGCAAAAAATGGCTGTCGAAGCTGGGAAGAAGAAGATCATCTTGATGGTTTTTGATGGCATGGATTGGGAAACAACGCAGGCTGCGGCGATCTACAAGCAGCAGCGATTGACGCACGAAACGGGACGCGGCACGGGGTTGAAGTTCCTCGATTATCGCACGGCCGTAGCCGATTACGGCTATTGTGTCACCAGCGCCCATCACAGTGACGCGACGTTTGACGTCTCCGCGCAATTGGTGATCAATGGCGAAGAGGGGAGTGCTGGCGGGTATGATCCGTTGCGCGGTGGCAAGGCGCCTTGGGACAAGGCCAAGTCGCGCGACTATCTGATTGGTAAAGATCGCCAGCAGCCCGATTGTGTGACCGATTCGGCTTCGTCGGCAACGTCGATGGTCTGTGGTGTCAAAACGTACAACGCGGCGATCAACGTGTCGGTCGATGGGAAACAGCTCGAACCGATTGGCCGGTGGTTGCAACGTGAACACGGTTTCCGTGTGGGGATTGTCACCAGTGTTCCGATCAGTCACGCGACGCCAGCCGCTGCGTACGCAAACAATGTCAGCCGGAACGACTACCAGGACTTAACGCGAGATCTGCTGGGGCTGCCATCGTGCAGCCATCGGATGCCGTTGTCGGGAGCCGACGTCGTGATCGGTGCCGGCTGGGGTGTCTATAAAGATCAAGATTCAGGGCAGGGGCAGAATTTTGCTCCTGGCAATACCTACGCCGATCTTGAAGATTTGCGTCGCAGCGACCTGGACCAGGGGGGGCGTTACGTTGTCGCGCAGCGGACTCCTGGAGAAAACGGGGCAAGTTTGCTTTCTGCGGCAGCTCGACGCGCGATCGCTGAAAACGGCCGCCTACTCGGTTTCTTCGGGACCGATCAAGCGCATCTGCCTTTCCGCACTGCCGATGGACGTTACGACCCAGCGGCAGATGTCAAAGGAACGGAGGTTTACGAACCGGCCGATATCAACGAAAATCCAACCCTCGCCCAGATGACTGAAGCGGCGCTGCAGGTTCTGGAATCCAGCGAGCAGGGTTTTTGGTTGATGATCGAAGCGGGGGACGTCGACTGGGCCAACCACGCCAACAATATCGACAGCTCGATTGGCGCGGTTCTTAGCGGCGAAGAAGCGTTTCAGAAGACGGTCGATTGGATCGATGGTCACGATGCTTGGGAAGAGACGGCTTTGATCGTGACGTCGGATCACGGGCACCACTTTGTGCTTCGTGAGCCCGAGGCGTTGATCCAGAAAAAACAATAA
- a CDS encoding 3'-5' exonuclease, translating to MPAATDVRYLVFDVESVADGDLIARVRYKSDTMQAGAAIEEFRSDLVNEGGKDFIPYTFQIPVAVVIAKVSADLELLDLVSLDEPLHRPHVITQHFWRGWQAYKQPTWVTFNGRGFDIPLMELAAFRHGIQLPEWFNMSARTYDQNRNRYNMKSHIDLHEVLTNFGSTWFRGGLNLAANLVGKPGKMMVEGNMVQGLYEKGELQTISDYCRCDVLDTYFVFLRYHVISGRIDVTREQELVAKAKQFIEERAADCQAYKDYLEGWGEWENPWTAGT from the coding sequence ATGCCAGCTGCCACCGACGTCCGTTATCTGGTTTTTGATGTAGAAAGTGTCGCCGACGGGGACCTGATCGCTCGGGTCCGCTACAAGAGCGACACGATGCAGGCGGGGGCGGCGATCGAGGAATTCCGCAGCGATCTGGTCAACGAGGGTGGCAAGGATTTTATCCCTTACACTTTTCAAATTCCCGTGGCCGTGGTGATCGCCAAGGTGTCGGCGGATCTGGAGCTGTTGGATCTGGTGTCGTTGGACGAACCGCTGCATCGTCCTCACGTGATCACCCAGCACTTCTGGCGCGGCTGGCAGGCTTACAAGCAACCGACCTGGGTCACGTTCAATGGTCGCGGCTTTGACATCCCTTTGATGGAATTGGCCGCCTTCCGGCACGGCATCCAATTGCCTGAGTGGTTCAATATGTCGGCGCGGACCTACGACCAGAACCGCAATCGATACAACATGAAATCGCACATCGACCTGCACGAAGTGTTGACCAATTTCGGTTCGACTTGGTTCCGTGGCGGACTGAATCTCGCCGCCAATTTAGTCGGCAAGCCGGGCAAGATGATGGTCGAAGGGAACATGGTCCAAGGGCTCTACGAAAAGGGCGAACTGCAAACGATCAGCGATTATTGTCGTTGCGACGTGCTGGATACCTATTTTGTATTCCTGCGATATCACGTGATCAGCGGACGGATCGACGTCACCCGCGAGCAGGAATTGGTTGCCAAGGCGAAGCAGTTCATCGAGGAACGGGCGGCGGATTGTCAGGCCTACAAAGACTATCTGGAAGGCTGGGGCGAGTGGGAAAACCCTTGGACCGCGGGAACCTAA